One Leifsonia shinshuensis DNA window includes the following coding sequences:
- a CDS encoding LysR family transcriptional regulator, translated as MLNPVHLRTLSVVVRTGSFADAARQIGYTGSAVSQQVAALEHSLRATLFERDAHSIRPTAAAIFLAERAHDILMALGALEDDMRGLGSGGFGRLRVGGFAAVTERVLPGSLAAYRRSHPNVDLALDEGEPDELVAKLRDALLEVAVVYEYDLVPQRWPAAATVTPLLDEELFLLVPDGHPLAGAGTVAIEDLAAETWVSTRDGSAGDSCLIRLCGGAGFDPLIAMRGARSDSVRGMVQAGIGIALVPALSAATAEGVELLTLEPGLRRHVLALHRAEHESALAAESVAALADTVRGLLDDATGLYAPGAQRRRVAEVEYLARRVAAAG; from the coding sequence ATGCTGAACCCGGTCCATCTCCGCACGCTGTCTGTCGTCGTCCGCACGGGCTCCTTCGCCGACGCGGCGCGCCAGATCGGCTACACCGGGTCCGCCGTCTCCCAGCAGGTCGCGGCCCTGGAGCACAGCCTCCGGGCGACCCTGTTCGAGCGCGACGCGCACAGCATCCGGCCGACGGCGGCGGCGATCTTCCTCGCCGAGCGCGCCCACGACATCCTGATGGCGCTCGGCGCGCTGGAGGACGACATGCGCGGACTCGGGTCGGGAGGCTTCGGCCGCCTCCGCGTCGGCGGCTTCGCGGCCGTCACCGAGCGGGTGCTGCCGGGCAGTCTCGCCGCGTATCGCCGGTCGCATCCGAACGTGGACCTCGCCCTGGACGAGGGCGAGCCGGACGAGCTGGTGGCCAAGCTGCGCGACGCGCTGCTGGAGGTGGCCGTCGTGTACGAGTACGACCTGGTGCCCCAGCGCTGGCCCGCCGCCGCGACGGTCACGCCGTTGCTGGATGAGGAGCTGTTCCTGCTGGTGCCCGACGGGCATCCGCTCGCCGGCGCCGGTACCGTCGCGATCGAGGACCTGGCGGCCGAGACCTGGGTCTCCACCCGGGACGGCTCCGCCGGCGACAGCTGCCTGATCCGCCTGTGCGGCGGGGCCGGGTTCGACCCGCTCATCGCCATGCGCGGAGCCCGCTCCGACTCGGTGCGCGGGATGGTCCAGGCGGGAATCGGGATCGCCCTCGTTCCTGCGCTGTCCGCGGCGACCGCGGAGGGCGTCGAGTTGCTGACCCTGGAGCCCGGCCTCCGCCGCCACGTGCTCGCGCTGCACCGCGCGGAGCACGAGAGCGCGCTCGCCGCGGAGTCGGTGGCGGCGCTGGCGGACACCGTGCGCGGCCTCCTCGACGACGCTACCGGGCTCTACGCGCCCGGCGCACAGCGCCGCCGCGTCGCAGAGGTCGAGTACCTCGCTCGCCGCGTCGCCGCGGCGGGCTGA
- a CDS encoding amino acid ABC transporter permease, protein MNLVEDWIQFWPQLLGGLGVSLRLTAAILAVGLPAGLLLALGAGVRSRALRTTSIVIVEIGRGTPALVVLQLVYFGLPTVGITFGSFAASVIALGLTTAAYTSEIIRGGLQAVPESEVEAADALGLSRRDTLRYVVIPQGLRIAIPPLVGFSIMIFQATSLAYTIAVPELMSQAYSIGSTTFRYLSILTLAGLLYAAITIPASWLSARVEKALAPHRAPVPTP, encoded by the coding sequence ATGAATCTCGTCGAGGACTGGATCCAGTTCTGGCCGCAGTTGCTCGGCGGCCTCGGGGTGAGCCTGCGGCTCACCGCCGCCATCCTGGCCGTCGGGCTGCCGGCCGGCCTGCTGCTCGCGCTCGGCGCGGGCGTCCGCAGCCGGGCGCTGCGGACCACGAGCATCGTGATCGTCGAGATCGGCCGCGGGACGCCCGCGCTGGTCGTCCTGCAGCTCGTGTACTTCGGCCTGCCGACCGTGGGGATCACCTTCGGGTCGTTCGCGGCCTCGGTCATCGCCCTCGGCCTGACCACCGCGGCGTACACCAGCGAGATCATCCGGGGCGGCCTGCAAGCCGTGCCGGAGTCCGAGGTGGAGGCGGCGGACGCCCTCGGCCTCAGCCGGCGCGACACGCTGCGCTACGTCGTGATCCCGCAGGGCCTCCGGATCGCGATCCCGCCGCTCGTCGGGTTCTCGATCATGATCTTCCAGGCCACCTCCCTCGCCTACACGATCGCGGTGCCGGAGCTGATGTCGCAGGCCTACTCGATCGGGTCGACCACCTTCCGTTACCTGAGCATCCTCACCCTGGCCGGCCTCCTCTACGCGGCCATCACGATCCCGGCGAGCTGGTTGAGCGCGCGTGTCGAGAAAGCCCTGGCGCCCCATCGCGCGCCGGTCCCCACCCCCTGA
- a CDS encoding LysR family transcriptional regulator gives MTDNSLPDVPRLRLLSEVARQGSLAGAARTIGISSSAVSQQISILEREAGVKLLDRSPRGVGLTGAGEILVEHARRILRLLEATRAEMDQLSGELAGRVRIGAIPSVARFVLLPVAESLAADAPDIELTVNVIEPAESIDLLLGGALDVAIIDLYDNVPMAFPDYLHTTELLHEPLVLVAPPSYELPQKVRLADLKNEPWVMPDELGACGQAVRFACRSEGFEPNVRWHTADLLLLVESISRGRGISVLPPLSIDRGVAPVTIHSLDRPHLGRRVLAVTRAADERRPIVRAVLDEIRQAAATQKAVIEAAATAGN, from the coding sequence ATGACGGACAACTCGCTCCCGGACGTCCCCCGGCTGCGCCTGCTCAGCGAGGTCGCGCGGCAGGGTTCGCTGGCGGGAGCGGCCCGGACGATCGGCATCAGCTCCTCCGCGGTCTCGCAGCAGATCAGCATCCTGGAGCGGGAGGCCGGGGTGAAACTGCTCGACCGCTCCCCGCGCGGCGTCGGCCTCACCGGCGCCGGCGAGATCCTGGTCGAGCACGCCCGCCGCATCCTCCGGCTGCTGGAGGCCACCCGCGCCGAGATGGATCAGCTCAGCGGCGAGCTCGCCGGCCGGGTTCGGATCGGCGCCATCCCGTCCGTCGCCCGCTTCGTGCTGCTCCCGGTCGCCGAGAGCCTGGCCGCCGACGCCCCCGACATCGAGCTGACGGTGAATGTCATCGAGCCGGCGGAGAGCATCGACCTCCTGCTCGGCGGCGCGCTCGACGTCGCGATCATCGACCTCTACGACAACGTGCCGATGGCCTTCCCGGACTACCTGCACACCACAGAGCTGCTGCACGAGCCGCTCGTGCTCGTCGCTCCGCCCTCGTACGAGCTCCCGCAGAAGGTGCGGCTCGCCGACCTCAAGAACGAGCCGTGGGTGATGCCGGACGAGCTCGGCGCGTGCGGGCAGGCGGTGCGCTTCGCCTGCCGGTCGGAGGGGTTCGAGCCGAACGTCCGCTGGCACACCGCCGACCTGCTGCTCCTGGTCGAGTCGATCTCCCGCGGCCGCGGCATCTCCGTGCTGCCGCCGCTCTCGATCGACCGCGGTGTCGCGCCCGTCACCATCCACTCGCTCGACCGGCCGCACCTCGGCCGCCGGGTCCTGGCGGTGACGCGCGCCGCGGACGAGCGTCGGCCGATCGTCCGCGCGGTGCTGGACGAGATCCGTCAGGCCGCCGCGACCCAGAAGGCCGTGATCGAGGCGGCGGCCACCGCCGGGAACTGA
- a CDS encoding DUF6421 family protein: protein MNTEIEYAPTAASSRDRLRANPDWLALRQAAIDLQQLQVKDGSLDGLASTTWAVELVRTLRASIAALAPLFPHDAAYLAALDRDFARWADEGFGVPDFRESLVAFRPELHRENGLVHLVVFPMYTQNGSANRFVEAVLVEVIWPDFIGELEKQYTNGLFVSLSFIDFTPGYDTNSAVLFPESVSVAEIPQFTWGAIFQDREAARYRRVVAAAAQITKLELPEDAARMLEDQRLTEETFVMWDIIHDRSHMRGDLPFDPFMIKQRMPFFLYSLEELRCDLTAFRESVRLERSLGALPEVELSDARRQIRDHAKLVQYAVIFDRIFRFAITGSRIRNYDGLGGQLLFAWLHQHNVLHWTDTQLTIDWDEVPDVVVALSDRINDLYWRSIDRPKVAHWLAAYDMLTQTLTPNPASVWARGLSDEVLAGPPKGYTDAVLDDEFPLSMFYEALNKKMTAVIECTSGITGTSEV, encoded by the coding sequence ATGAACACCGAGATCGAGTACGCCCCCACCGCGGCGTCCAGCCGTGACCGCCTGCGCGCGAACCCCGACTGGCTCGCCCTGAGGCAAGCCGCCATCGACCTCCAGCAGCTCCAGGTGAAGGACGGCTCGCTCGACGGGCTGGCCAGCACGACCTGGGCCGTGGAGCTGGTGCGCACCCTCCGCGCGTCGATCGCGGCGCTCGCACCCCTGTTCCCGCACGACGCGGCGTACCTCGCCGCGCTGGACCGGGACTTCGCCCGCTGGGCCGACGAGGGCTTCGGGGTGCCGGACTTCCGCGAGTCACTGGTGGCCTTCCGGCCGGAGCTGCACCGGGAGAACGGACTCGTTCACCTCGTGGTGTTCCCGATGTACACGCAGAACGGCAGCGCGAACCGGTTCGTGGAGGCCGTGCTGGTGGAGGTGATCTGGCCCGACTTCATCGGGGAGCTGGAGAAGCAGTACACGAACGGCCTGTTCGTGTCCCTCTCGTTCATCGACTTCACGCCGGGCTACGACACGAACTCCGCGGTCCTCTTCCCGGAGAGCGTGTCTGTGGCGGAGATCCCGCAGTTCACGTGGGGTGCGATCTTCCAGGACAGGGAGGCCGCCCGCTACCGCCGGGTCGTGGCCGCCGCCGCACAGATAACGAAACTGGAGCTGCCGGAGGACGCCGCCCGGATGCTGGAGGACCAGCGGCTGACGGAGGAGACCTTCGTGATGTGGGACATCATCCACGACCGCTCCCACATGCGCGGCGACCTGCCCTTCGACCCGTTTATGATCAAGCAGCGGATGCCGTTCTTCCTCTATTCGCTGGAGGAATTGCGCTGCGACCTGACCGCGTTCCGCGAGTCCGTCCGCCTGGAACGTTCGCTGGGCGCCCTGCCGGAGGTCGAGCTGTCGGATGCGCGGCGGCAGATCCGCGACCACGCGAAACTGGTGCAGTACGCGGTGATCTTCGACCGGATCTTCCGGTTCGCGATCACCGGCAGCCGGATCCGCAACTACGACGGCCTCGGCGGCCAACTGCTCTTCGCCTGGCTGCACCAGCACAACGTCCTGCACTGGACCGACACCCAGCTCACCATCGACTGGGACGAAGTCCCCGACGTGGTCGTGGCGCTCTCCGACCGGATCAACGACCTGTACTGGCGCTCCATCGACCGACCCAAGGTCGCGCACTGGCTCGCCGCCTACGACATGCTCACCCAAACCCTCACCCCCAACCCGGCGTCGGTGTGGGCACGCGGGCTATCGGATGAGGTGCTGGCCGGACCACCGAAGGGATACACCGACGCCGTCCTGGACGACGAGTTCCCGCTCTCCATGTTCTATGAAGCACTCAACAAGAAGATGACCGCCGTCATCGAATGCACCTCCGGAATCACCGGGACCAGCGAGGTCTGA
- a CDS encoding amidohydrolase, with the protein MGATDSATAVLAGQPGIAQWQEDFYRTVHQHPELGHQEVKTAAAVADALREYGFAVQEKVGSTGVIGILENGDGPVVLMRADMDALPIAEATGLPYASSEHATDRDGADVPVMHACGHDAHVACLLGAARLLAATPSAWQGTYIALFQPAEELADGAEFMIGDHLADRIPHPDVALAQHVLPFPSGRVGTRAGAFLSSGDSMRVTVWGRGSHGSMPQLSVDPVVLASTIVLRLQGIVSREVTPGEFAVLTVGRIAGGAKSNVIADHAVLELNLRTFSDATRTAMVNAIHRIVDGECAASGSPKPAEYELYDHYPVTVNDPAATAKVADAFAAYFGDAAFTIDRQSASEDFGELPDALGTPYTYWGVGSVDPGRYAKAQAAGTVATDIPANHSPYFAPVIEPTLRTGTAAAVVAALAWLGDGRS; encoded by the coding sequence ATGGGCGCCACGGATTCAGCGACGGCGGTGCTGGCCGGTCAGCCGGGGATCGCGCAGTGGCAGGAAGACTTCTACCGCACCGTCCATCAGCATCCCGAGCTGGGCCACCAGGAGGTGAAGACGGCCGCCGCCGTCGCCGACGCGCTGCGCGAGTACGGGTTCGCCGTGCAGGAGAAGGTCGGCTCGACCGGCGTCATCGGCATCCTGGAGAACGGCGACGGCCCGGTCGTGCTGATGCGCGCGGACATGGACGCCCTCCCCATCGCCGAGGCCACCGGGCTGCCCTACGCCAGCAGCGAGCACGCGACCGATCGCGACGGCGCCGACGTTCCGGTCATGCACGCGTGCGGCCACGACGCGCACGTGGCCTGCCTGCTCGGAGCCGCCCGGCTGCTGGCGGCGACCCCGTCCGCATGGCAGGGCACCTACATCGCCCTGTTCCAGCCGGCCGAGGAGCTCGCCGACGGCGCCGAGTTCATGATCGGCGACCATCTGGCCGACCGCATCCCGCACCCCGACGTGGCGCTGGCCCAGCATGTCCTGCCGTTCCCGTCCGGGCGCGTCGGCACCCGCGCCGGCGCGTTCCTCTCCAGCGGCGACAGCATGCGGGTGACGGTGTGGGGCCGCGGCAGCCACGGGTCGATGCCGCAGCTCTCCGTGGATCCGGTCGTGCTGGCCTCCACGATCGTGCTGCGGCTGCAGGGCATCGTCTCGCGGGAGGTGACCCCCGGCGAGTTCGCCGTCCTCACGGTGGGGCGCATCGCGGGCGGAGCGAAGAGCAACGTGATCGCGGACCATGCCGTGCTGGAGCTGAATCTCCGCACCTTCAGCGACGCCACCCGCACCGCGATGGTGAACGCCATCCACCGCATCGTCGACGGCGAGTGCGCCGCCTCCGGCTCGCCGAAGCCGGCCGAGTACGAGCTCTACGACCACTACCCGGTGACGGTCAACGACCCGGCCGCCACGGCGAAGGTCGCTGACGCGTTCGCTGCCTACTTCGGCGACGCCGCGTTCACCATCGACCGGCAGTCGGCGAGCGAGGACTTCGGCGAGCTCCCCGACGCGCTCGGCACGCCGTACACGTACTGGGGCGTCGGCAGCGTCGACCCGGGACGGTACGCGAAAGCGCAGGCCGCCGGCACGGTCGCGACGGACATCCCGGCCAACCACTCCCCGTACTTCGCCCCCGTCATCGAGCCGACGCTGCGGACGGGGACGGCGGCGGCGGTCGTCGCCGCGCTGGCCTGGCTCGGGGACGGTCGGTCCTAG
- a CDS encoding nucleoside hydrolase, translated as MPTPLYFDCDTGVDDALALAYLLNSPEVELAGIGTVSGNVSSAQAADNTLRLLALAGRDVPVAVGEHHPLAGDFHGGAPHVHGANGLGGLDLPAAVAAPVAEDAADMLLRLSREHDGALEVLAVGPLTNLARALERDPGLTGRIAKVTIMGGAALVPGNITPVAEANIGNDAEAARAVIAATWPIVLVPLDSTMENVLEEADRVRLVEEGGSLASAVGRMLDHYFDFYVTEYGRRSSALHDPLAAALAVGGVRAVLAPAVPVEVDATDGPGRGQTICDLRGQRPGPVDRSGAHVRVVLRTEPDLAPHLLERVLA; from the coding sequence ATGCCCACCCCTCTCTACTTCGACTGCGACACCGGCGTGGACGACGCGCTCGCCCTCGCCTACCTGCTGAACTCCCCCGAGGTGGAGCTCGCCGGCATCGGCACGGTCAGCGGCAACGTCAGCTCGGCTCAGGCCGCCGACAACACGCTGCGCCTGCTGGCACTGGCCGGCCGCGACGTGCCGGTGGCCGTCGGGGAGCACCACCCGCTCGCCGGCGACTTCCACGGCGGCGCTCCGCACGTGCACGGCGCCAACGGCCTCGGCGGTCTCGACCTCCCGGCGGCCGTGGCGGCGCCCGTCGCCGAGGACGCCGCCGACATGCTGCTGCGCCTGTCGCGCGAGCACGACGGCGCGCTCGAGGTGCTCGCCGTCGGCCCGCTCACCAACCTCGCCCGCGCCCTGGAGCGCGACCCGGGGCTGACCGGACGCATCGCGAAGGTCACGATCATGGGCGGCGCGGCGCTCGTCCCCGGCAACATCACGCCGGTCGCCGAGGCGAACATCGGCAACGACGCGGAGGCGGCGCGCGCGGTGATCGCCGCGACGTGGCCGATCGTCCTGGTGCCGCTGGACTCCACGATGGAGAACGTGCTCGAAGAGGCCGACCGGGTCCGCCTGGTCGAGGAGGGCGGCTCCCTGGCGAGCGCCGTGGGGAGGATGCTCGACCACTACTTCGACTTCTACGTGACGGAGTACGGCCGCCGCTCCAGCGCCCTGCACGACCCGCTGGCGGCGGCGCTCGCCGTCGGCGGTGTCCGCGCGGTGCTCGCGCCTGCCGTCCCGGTGGAGGTCGACGCGACCGACGGGCCCGGCCGCGGCCAGACGATCTGCGACCTGCGCGGGCAGCGTCCCGGTCCGGTCGACCGGTCGGGCGCGCACGTGCGCGTCGTGCTGCGGACCGAGCCGGACCTCGCTCCGCACCTGCTGGAGCGCGTGCTCGCCTGA
- a CDS encoding M20 family metallopeptidase, with the protein MSTESSPADIPATAAPRTVGAGGHVLRGIDDAIGRARSDLIGLSHCIHSTPEVGFEEHRSAAIVSEFLRRHGFAPTVGVFGMPTALRVQAGRGGPRVAVLAEYDALPEVGHGCGHNVICAAAVGAFLGVSAQLAELGGSVVLLGTPAEENGGGKELLERAGAFDDIDAVVMVHPFTGPDEVASFTSLAVRDVEATFHGVAAHASSAPHEGRNALDAVVAAYQGVAALRQHIPATDRLHAIITNGGAATNVVPETAALTVEVRSESLDALVELSERVQRILDGAALLTGTRLETRWDPFPAYLPVRSNSVLAARYFTHLSARGRRIVLDPPGLVGGGWSTDLGNVSVRRPAIHPTVSISPKPIVMHTARFGRQAVSPLGDAAVIDSAFGLAATMADYLADPVLRDAVDREFAAAGGRVDVERLLASPVSALAAASTFSAASPSGT; encoded by the coding sequence ATGTCCACTGAAAGCTCTCCCGCTGATATCCCGGCGACCGCCGCTCCACGCACCGTGGGCGCCGGCGGCCACGTCCTCCGGGGCATCGACGACGCGATCGGGCGTGCCCGCTCGGACCTGATCGGGCTCAGCCACTGCATCCACTCCACGCCCGAGGTCGGGTTCGAGGAGCACCGGTCGGCCGCGATCGTGTCCGAGTTCCTGCGCCGGCACGGCTTCGCTCCGACCGTCGGGGTCTTCGGGATGCCGACCGCGCTGCGCGTCCAGGCCGGCCGCGGAGGTCCGCGAGTCGCGGTGCTCGCCGAATACGACGCCCTCCCGGAGGTCGGGCACGGCTGCGGCCACAACGTCATCTGCGCCGCGGCCGTCGGCGCGTTCCTCGGGGTGAGCGCGCAGCTGGCCGAGCTCGGCGGCTCGGTCGTCCTCCTCGGGACGCCGGCCGAGGAGAACGGCGGCGGCAAGGAGCTGCTGGAGCGCGCCGGCGCATTCGACGACATCGACGCGGTCGTCATGGTGCACCCGTTCACCGGCCCGGACGAGGTCGCGTCCTTCACCTCGCTGGCGGTTCGCGACGTCGAGGCGACCTTCCACGGCGTCGCCGCGCACGCCTCCTCCGCCCCGCACGAGGGACGCAACGCGCTGGACGCGGTCGTCGCCGCGTACCAGGGCGTCGCCGCGCTGCGCCAGCACATCCCGGCCACCGACCGGCTGCACGCCATCATCACGAACGGCGGCGCCGCCACCAACGTCGTCCCCGAGACGGCCGCGCTGACGGTCGAGGTGCGCTCCGAATCCCTCGACGCGCTGGTCGAGCTGTCGGAGCGTGTCCAGCGCATCCTCGACGGCGCGGCGCTCCTCACCGGCACCCGGCTGGAGACGCGGTGGGACCCGTTCCCCGCCTACCTCCCGGTGCGCAGCAACAGCGTGCTGGCCGCGCGCTACTTCACCCACCTGTCGGCGCGCGGCCGGCGGATCGTGCTCGACCCGCCCGGGCTCGTCGGCGGCGGCTGGTCCACCGACTTGGGCAACGTGAGCGTGCGCCGGCCGGCCATCCACCCCACCGTCAGCATCTCGCCGAAGCCGATCGTCATGCACACCGCGCGCTTCGGCCGTCAGGCGGTCAGCCCGCTCGGCGACGCCGCCGTGATCGACAGCGCGTTCGGGCTCGCCGCGACGATGGCGGACTACCTGGCCGACCCGGTGCTGCGCGACGCCGTCGACCGCGAGTTCGCCGCGGCAGGCGGGCGGGTGGACGTGGAGCGGCTGCTCGCGTCGCCGGTCAGCGCGCTCGCCGCGGCCTCCACCTTCTCGGCGGCCTCCCCATCCGGGACCTGA
- a CDS encoding substrate-binding periplasmic protein, which produces MPHRSSTSQASRRRRTTATAAAAVVLAAATALTGCAASSGSVGVAAGCKPTDTFSTIHTGTLTVTLSSLPPFISSQGTTLGGIDGDILNAFAKQECVTVTATPVATAAVIPAVQTGRSDVAAGSWWRSASRAKIVGLTEPVYLDQMAFVSKEGYDTVPSLKGKTVGTVDGDLWVGEAKAYYGDDLKIYKSTTDMYQDLKAGRLQVAMDSFGSGSFNAPKLKVKVAKPDQAIGASLQPPQTTFPISFDNPALLKALDRYIATIKANGQLAKILQSHGLPGSAANTGAPRLIS; this is translated from the coding sequence ATGCCACACCGCAGCAGCACATCGCAGGCCTCCCGCCGGCGCCGAACCACCGCCACCGCGGCCGCAGCCGTCGTCCTCGCCGCCGCCACCGCCCTCACCGGCTGCGCCGCCTCATCCGGCAGCGTCGGGGTGGCGGCCGGCTGCAAGCCGACCGACACGTTCAGCACCATCCACACGGGCACGCTGACCGTCACCCTCTCCTCCCTCCCGCCGTTCATCAGCTCCCAGGGCACGACCCTCGGCGGGATCGACGGCGACATCCTGAACGCGTTCGCCAAGCAGGAGTGCGTGACCGTCACCGCGACGCCGGTCGCGACCGCCGCGGTCATCCCCGCCGTGCAGACCGGCCGCTCCGATGTCGCCGCCGGGTCGTGGTGGCGGTCTGCGTCCCGCGCCAAGATCGTGGGGCTGACCGAGCCCGTCTACCTCGACCAGATGGCCTTCGTGTCGAAGGAGGGCTACGACACCGTCCCCTCGCTGAAGGGCAAGACGGTCGGAACCGTCGACGGCGACCTCTGGGTCGGCGAGGCGAAGGCCTACTACGGCGACGACCTCAAGATCTACAAGTCGACGACCGACATGTACCAGGACCTCAAGGCCGGACGCCTCCAGGTCGCGATGGACAGCTTCGGCTCCGGCTCGTTCAACGCCCCGAAGCTGAAGGTGAAGGTCGCCAAGCCCGACCAGGCGATCGGCGCCTCCCTCCAGCCACCGCAGACCACGTTCCCGATCTCGTTCGACAACCCGGCGCTGCTGAAGGCGCTCGACCGCTACATCGCCACGATCAAGGCGAACGGGCAGCTGGCGAAGATCCTCCAGTCGCACGGGCTGCCGGGCTCCGCCGCGAACACCGGGGCGCCGCGGCTGATCAGCTGA
- a CDS encoding amino acid ABC transporter ATP-binding protein codes for MHEAQHAGGVAIALRSVVKRYGEHTVIDDVSLSVREGEVVAIIGPSGAGKSTLLRCINLLEVPDSGCVTVEGTQVDAGSEIKRKQLQALRRDVGMVFQSFNLFPHMTVLRNVSLAQERVLGRSKAEVDARSMALLDRVGLADKAGQFPGRCSGGQQQRIAIARALALDPRVMLFDEPTSALDPEVGLEVLAVMRELAKSGMTMVVVTHEMQFARDVSDRVVVMAKGAILEEGDPEQVFTAPGTERTRQFLRAVLER; via the coding sequence ATGCACGAAGCACAGCACGCCGGCGGGGTCGCGATAGCACTGCGGTCCGTCGTCAAACGGTACGGGGAGCACACCGTCATCGACGACGTCTCGCTCTCCGTGCGCGAGGGCGAGGTCGTCGCGATCATCGGCCCGAGCGGGGCGGGGAAGAGCACCCTGCTCCGCTGCATCAACCTGCTGGAGGTGCCGGACAGCGGATGCGTCACCGTCGAGGGCACCCAGGTGGACGCCGGCTCCGAGATCAAGCGGAAGCAGCTTCAGGCGCTGCGGCGCGATGTCGGGATGGTGTTCCAGTCGTTCAACCTCTTCCCGCACATGACCGTGCTCCGCAATGTCAGCCTCGCGCAGGAGCGGGTGCTCGGCCGCAGCAAGGCCGAGGTCGACGCGCGGTCCATGGCCCTGCTCGACCGCGTCGGGCTGGCCGACAAGGCCGGCCAGTTCCCCGGGCGCTGCTCGGGCGGCCAGCAGCAGCGGATCGCGATCGCCCGGGCGCTCGCGCTCGACCCCCGCGTGATGCTGTTCGACGAGCCGACCTCCGCGCTCGACCCGGAGGTCGGGCTGGAGGTCCTGGCGGTGATGCGCGAGCTCGCGAAGTCCGGGATGACGATGGTCGTCGTCACGCACGAGATGCAGTTCGCGCGCGATGTCTCGGACCGCGTCGTCGTCATGGCGAAGGGCGCCATCCTGGAGGAGGGCGACCCGGAGCAGGTGTTCACCGCTCCCGGCACCGAGCGGACCCGGCAGTTCCTGCGCGCGGTCCTGGAGCGCTGA
- a CDS encoding RidA family protein yields MTAERLIAQVPGHWQVPGHFTINHSHGIRVGDMIWVGGQEDLDEHGNVRHPGDIEAQCHAVMQSLQAVIEDLGGTMGDVVQFNTFYSGELSVEEWQRTYDIRFGYFPKPGPTATGILIGKELNIPGIRVEVNAVVVVGSAARDAARPTVPAVGA; encoded by the coding sequence ATGACCGCCGAACGACTCATCGCACAGGTTCCGGGCCACTGGCAGGTGCCCGGCCACTTCACCATCAACCACAGCCACGGCATCCGCGTGGGCGACATGATCTGGGTCGGCGGCCAGGAGGACCTGGACGAGCACGGGAACGTGCGCCACCCCGGTGACATCGAGGCGCAGTGCCACGCGGTGATGCAGTCCCTGCAGGCCGTCATCGAGGACTTGGGCGGGACGATGGGCGACGTGGTCCAGTTCAACACGTTCTACTCCGGCGAACTCAGCGTCGAGGAGTGGCAGCGCACCTACGACATCCGGTTCGGCTACTTCCCGAAGCCCGGCCCGACCGCGACCGGCATCCTGATCGGCAAGGAGTTGAACATCCCCGGCATCCGGGTGGAGGTCAACGCCGTCGTGGTCGTCGGCAGCGCCGCCCGGGACGCCGCCCGGCCGACCGTGCCCGCGGTGGGCGCATGA
- a CDS encoding amino acid ABC transporter permease — protein sequence MDHLAVVAQGVQMTLLVTVCSFALGAIGGVPLVLARRSRFAALRFAARAVIEVVRGIPPLVWLFILYFGIGSGAIKLDPFTAAIIAFGVVTSAYMAEIYRGGLTAISDGQWEASDALGMTRTATLASVIGPQVLRVSIPAAATYAIGLLKDSSIASVIGVQDIVFFAGQDASQTADGIVPFLWAAGLYIAMTIPCAWLTRRLDTTLRKRVAR from the coding sequence ATGGACCACCTCGCCGTCGTCGCCCAGGGCGTCCAGATGACGCTGCTGGTGACCGTGTGCTCCTTCGCGCTCGGCGCCATCGGCGGCGTCCCGCTCGTCCTCGCCCGCCGCTCCCGGTTCGCGGCGCTGCGGTTCGCCGCCCGCGCCGTCATCGAGGTCGTGCGCGGCATCCCGCCGCTGGTGTGGCTGTTCATCCTGTACTTCGGGATCGGCAGCGGCGCGATCAAGCTGGACCCGTTCACCGCCGCGATCATCGCGTTCGGCGTCGTCACCTCCGCGTACATGGCGGAGATCTACCGGGGCGGGCTCACCGCCATCAGCGACGGCCAGTGGGAGGCGAGCGACGCCCTCGGGATGACCCGCACGGCCACCCTCGCGTCCGTCATCGGCCCGCAGGTGCTCCGGGTGTCGATCCCCGCCGCCGCGACGTACGCGATCGGGCTGCTCAAGGACTCCTCCATCGCGTCGGTGATCGGCGTGCAGGACATCGTCTTCTTCGCCGGCCAGGACGCCAGCCAGACCGCGGACGGCATCGTCCCGTTCCTCTGGGCGGCCGGCCTATACATCGCCATGACCATCCCGTGCGCCTGGCTGACCAGGCGCCTCGACACCACGCTCCGGAAGAGGGTCGCACGATGA